The genomic region TCCCCACACTACATAGACAGATAGCCCTCTCCCCCACACTACATAGACAGATAGCCCTCTCCCCACACTACATAGACAGATAACCCTCTCCCCACACTACGTAGACAGATAAACCTCTCCCCACACTACGTAGACAGATAGCCCTCTCCCCACACTACATAGACAGATATCCCTCTCCCCCACACTACATAGACAGATAGCCCTCTCCCCACACTACGTAGACAGATAGCCCTCTCCCCACACTACGTAGACAGATAGCCCCCTCCCCACACTACATAGACAGACAGTCCTCTCCCCCACACTACATAGACAGATAGCCCTCTCCCCACACTACGTAGACAGATAGTCCTCTCCCCACACTACATAGACAGATAGCCCTCTCCCCCACACTACATAGACAGATAGCCCTCTCCCCCACACTACATAGACAGATATCCCTCTCCCCACACTACGTAGACAGATAGTCCTCTCCCCACACTACATAGACAGATAGCCCTCTCCCCCACACTACATAGACAGATAGCCCTCTCCCCCACACTACATAGACAGATAGCCCTCTCCCCACACTACATAGACAGATAGCCCTCTCCCCACACTACATAGACAGATAGCCCTCTCCCCACACTACATAGACAGATAGCCCTCTCCCCACACTACATAGACAGAtataacattgtgtttctattctAGGTGAGTGTTCTGACCACCCTGGAGCGCCGCTTCAACCTCCAGTCCGCCGACGTCGGCGTGATCGCCAGCAGCTTCGAGATCGGCAACCTGGCCCTCATCCTATTTGTCAGCTACTTCGGCGCAAAGGCCCACCGGCCGCGTCTGATTGGCTGCGGGGGCCTCGTCATGGCGCTGGGCGCGCTGCTCTCCGCCCTGCCAGAGTTCCTGACCCACCAGTATGAGTACGAGGCCGGGGATGGGTGGCACGCGGAGGACGGGAGGGATGTGTGTTCCAACATGACCAGGACTGAGGGCAGAGACTCTGCCTTCCTGTGTGGGAACAAGTCCAACACCAACATGATGTACCTGCTGCTGATAGGGGCCCAGGTACTGCTGGGGATCGGGGCAACACCAGTACAGCCTCTAGGGGTGTCCTACATAGACGACCACATCAAGAGGAAAGACTCCTCTCTGTATATAGGTGAGTATATTAACCTTATATAATATACATATTAATAACAGAACAACTTGTTACTCCTCTCTGTATATAGGTGAGTATATCAACCTTATATAATATACATATTAATAACAGAACAACTTGTTACTCCTCTCTGTATATAGGTGAGTATATCAACCTTATATAATATACATATTAATAACAGAACAACTTGTTACTCCTCTCTGTATATGGAGTAGGACCACACGCATTAGGAAGAAAGTGGTGACTCGtctctatactgtatatagaggCCAGTTAACTACCACTCCCTAACCACAATAACCCTAACCACAATTCCAACAGGTTCTctctgtatatactgtaggtgaGTAGGACCACACGCTTTAGAACAAAATAACTAGGAACACCTCGCTGAAACGTTCAACCAGCCCGTCAGTTTGAGGGTGGTAAGGGGTTGTGCCATGCTGTTTGTGGTGCTGCTTTATGAGCTTGGAGTTGAAGTTGGTTCCCTGATCAGTGACAATATAAACTATTGGAACATGACTAACTACTTGTTAGTTTTCCTGTGATGTGTTTGGAAACGCACACCATAGGGCAGAGGAAGGTAACTACATGCAGCCTAAGGGCTGATTCATGTCAAAGCGGATGGTTGGGAGAACAGAACATAGTTATAATAATTAGTACACTCTAAATTGACCACAATTAAATCGACCCAAaaagagattgtatttgaaaataacagtagtgtcatagcttgattacattgagacacgatCACATTTCTGTTTTTAGCTGAATTCCTGGCGGTTTGAGTCTTTTTGGACCAATTATTGTTGTAATGTTTTTTGCCAAAAGCTTTGGGGGGCCCAAAACAAATGACTGGCAGGCCGGTTTTGGCACGCGAGCCGCCAGTTGCCGACCCCTGCCATAGGGGTTAAGTGCTGAGAGAGATGACTGGCGGGCCGGTTTTGGCACGCGGGCCGCCAGTTGCCGACCCCTGCCATAGGGGTTAAGTGCTGAGAGAGATGACTGGCAGGCCGGTTTTGGCACGCGGGCCGCCAGTTGCCGACCCCTGCCATAGGGGTTAAGTGCTGAGAGAGAATGATGAGGACAGACGGTAATGAGGTCATTTATCATCAGCACAACAGGCAGAATACAGTGGCTAGTATATGAGAAGAAAAACTCTATTCAACACTATATCATAATGAGTCCATTCTTTACAACATTATCTGTCTCTAACTAACAAGTACTATCCCTGGATTAACTCTGTCTCTAACAAGTACTATCCCTGGAttaactctgtctctaactaaCAAGTACTATCCCTGGATTAACTCTCTCACTCCAACTAACAAGTATTATCCCTGGAttaactctctgtctctaactaacaagtacaatccctggattaactctctgtctctaactaacaagtactatccctggattaactctgtctctaactaacaagtactatccctggattaactctgtctctaactaacaagtactatccctggattaactctctgtctctaactaacaagtactatccctggattaactctctgtctctaactaacaAGTATTAGCCCTGGAttaactctgtctctaactaacaagtactatccctggattaactctctgtctctaactaacaagtactatccctggattaactctctgtctctaactaacaagtactatccctggattaactctgtctctaactaaCAAGTACTATCCCTGGATTAACTCTGTCTCTAACAAGTACTATCCCTGGATTAACTCTCTGGCTTTAACTAACAAGTACTATCCCTGGATTAACTCTGTCTCTAACAAGTACTATCCCTGGGTTAACTCTGTCTCTAACAAGTACTATCCCTGGATTAACTCTCTGGCCTTAACTAACAAGTACTATCCCTGGATTAACTCTGTCTCTAACAAGTACTATCCCTGGAttaactctgtctctaactaacaagtactatccctggattaactctgtctctaacaagtactatccctggattaactctctgtctctaactaacaagtactatccctggattaactctctgactctaactaacaagtactatccctggattaactctgtctctaactaacaagtactatctctggattaactctctgtctctaactaacaAGTACTATCCCGGGATTAACTCTCTGTCTCCAACTAACAAGTACTATCCCTGGAttaactctgtctctaactaacaagtattatccctggattaactctgtctctaactaaCAAATACTATCCCTGGATTAACTCTCTGACTCTAACTAACAAGTACTATCCCTGGATTAACTCTCTGACTCTAACTAACAAGTATTATCCCTGGAttaactctgtctctaactaacaagtactatccctggattaactctctgactctaactaacaagtactatctctggattaactctctgtctccaactaacaagtactatccctggattaactctgtctctaactaacaagtactatccctggaataactctgtctctaactaaCAAGTACTATCCCTGGATTAACTCTCTGACTCTAACTAGCAAGTACTATCCCTGGAttaactctctgtctctaactaacaagtactatccctggattaactctctgtctctaactaacaagtactatccctggattaactctctgtctctaactaacaAGTACTATCACTGGATTAACTCTCTGGCTTTAACTAACAAGTACTATCCCTGGATTAACTCTGTCTCTAACAAGTACTATCCCTGGATTAACTCTCTGACTCTAACTAACAAGTACTATCTCTGGAttaactctctgtctctaactaacaAGTACTATCCCGGGATTAACTCTCTGTCTCCAACTAACAAGTACTATCCCTGGAttaactctgtctctaactaacaagtattatccctggattaactctgtctctaactaacaagtactatccctggattaactctctgactctaactaacaagtactatccctggattaactctctgtctctaactaacaagtactatccctggattaactctctgtctctaactaacaagtactatccctggattaactctctgtctctaactaacaAGTACTATCCCTGGATTAACTCTCTGGCTTTAACTAACAAGTACTATCCCTGGATTAACTCTGTCTCTAACAAGTACTATCCCTGGATTAACTCTGTCTCTAACAAGTACTATCCCTGGATTAACTCTCTGGCTTTAACTAACAAGTACTATCCCTGGATTAACTCTTTCTCTAACAAGTACTATCCCTGGAttaactctctgtctctacctaacaagtactatccctggattaactctgtctctaactaacaagtactatccctggattaactctgtctctaacaagtactatccctggattaactctgtctctaacaagtactatccctggattaactctctgtctctaactaacaAGTACTATCCCTGGATTAACTCTCTGACTCTAACTAACAAGTACTATCCCTGGATTAACTCTGTCTCTAACAAGTACTATCCCTGGATTAACTCTCTGGCTTTAACTAACAAGTACTATCCCTGGATTAACTCTGTCTCTAACAAGTACTATCCCTGGGTTAACTCTGTCTCTAACAAGTACTATCCCTGGATTAACTCTCTGGCCTTAACTAACAAGTACTATCCCTGGAttaactctgtctctaactaaCAAGTACTATCCCTGGATTAACTCTCTGACTCTAACTAACAAGTATTATCCCTGGAttaactctgtctctaactaacaagtactatccctggattaactctctgactctaactaacaagtactatctctggattaactctctgtctccaactaacaagtactatccctggattaactctgtctctaactaaCAATTATTATCCCTGGAAtaactctgtctctaactaaCAAGTACTATCCCTGGATTAACTCTCTGACTCTAACTAGCAAGTACTATCCCTGGAttaactctctgtctctaactaacaagtactatccctggattaactctctgtctctaactaacaagtactatccctggattaactctctgtctctaactaacaAGTACTATCCCTGGATTAACTCTCTGGCTTTAACTAACAAGTACTATCCCTGGATTAACTCTGTCTCTAACAAGTACTATCCCTGGATTAACTCTCTGACTCTAACTAACAAGTACTATCTCTGGAttaactctctgtctctaactaacaAGTACTATCCCGGGATTAACTCTCTGTCTCCAACTAACAAGTACTATCCCTGGAttaactctgtctctaactaacaagtattatccctggattaactctgtctctaactaacaagtactatccctggattaactctctgactctaactaacaagtactatccctggattaactctctgtctctaactaacaagtactatccctggattaactctctgtctctaactaacaagtactatccctggattaactctctgtctctaactaacaAGTACTATCCCTGGATTAACTCTCTGGCTTTAACTAACAAGTACTATCCCTGGATTAACTCTGTCTCTAACAAGTACTATCCCTGGATTAACTCTGTCTCTAACAAGTACTATCCCTGGATTAACTCTCTGGCTTTAACTAACAAGTACTATCCCTGGATTAACTCTGTCTCTAACAAGTACTATCCCTGGAttaactctctgtctctaactaacaagtactatccctggattaactctgtctctaactaacaagtactatccctggattaactctgtctctaacaagtactatccctggattaactctgtctctaacaagtactatccctggattaactctctgtctctaactaacaagtactatccctggattaactctctgactctaactaacaagtactatccctggattaactctgtctctaactaacaagtactatctctggattaactctctgtctctaactaacaAGTACTATCCCGGGATTAACTCTCTGTCTCCAACTAACAAGTACTATCCCTGGAttaactctgtctctaactaaCAATTATTATCCCTGGAttaactctgtctctaactaaCAAGTACTATCCCTGGATTAACTCTCTGACTCTAACTAACAAGTACTATCCCTGGATTAACTCTCTGACTCTAACTAACAAGTATTATCCCTGGAttaactctgtctctaactaacaagtactatccctggattaactctctgactctaactaacaagtactatctctggattaactctctgtctctaactaacaAGTACTATCCCGGGATTAACTCTCTGTCTCCAACTAACAAGTACTATCCCTGGAttaactctgtctctaactaacaagtattatccctggattaactctgtctctaactaaCAAGTACTATCCCTGGATTAACTCTCTGACTCTAACTAACAAGTACTATCCCTGGATTAACTCTCTGACTCTAACTAACAAGTATTATCCCTGGAttaactctgtctctaactaacaagtactatccctggattaactctctgactctaactaacaagtactatctctggattaactctctgtctctaactaacaAGTACTATCCCGGGATTAACTCTCTGTCTCCAACTAACAAGTACTATCCCTGGAttaactctgtctctaactaacaagtattatccctggattaactctgtctctaactaacaagtactatccctggattaactctctgactctaactaacaagtactatccctggattaactctctgtctctaactaacaagtactatccctggattaactctctgtctctaactaacaagtattatccctggattaactctgtctctaacaagtactatccctggattaactctctgtctctaactaacaagtactatccctggattaactctctgtctctaactaacaagttttatccctggattaactctgtctctaactaacaagtactatccctggattaactctctgactctaactaacaagtactatccctggattaactctctgtctctaactaacaAGTACTATCCCTGGATTAACTCTCAAATTAATCTCTCCCCTAAATTTAAATCACCATCAAGACTAATGGCGTGACTAAGGGGCTGATTGAGGGACTGATTCTGACCAGTCACTAGGTTACGCAAACCTAATGACACAGTGACTACAGAGACCTAATTACACAGTGACTACAGAGGCCTAATGACACAGTGACTACAGAGGCCTAATGACACAGTGACTACAGAGGTCTAATGACACAGTGACTAAAGAGGTCTAATGACACAGTGACTAAAGAGGTCTAATGACACAGTGACTACAGAGACCTAATGACACAGTGACTAAAGAGGTCTAATGACACAGTGACTACAGAGGTCTAATGACACAGTGACTACAGAGACTAGAACCAGGCTACCGGCAGACTAGAACCAGGCTACCAGCAGACTAGAACCAGGCTACCAGCAGGCTAGAACCAGGCTACCAGCAGACTAGAACCAGGCTACCAGCAGACTAGAACCAGGCTACCAGCAGGCTAGAACCAGGCTACCAGCAGACTAGAACCAGGCTACCAGCAGACTAGAACCAGGCTACCAGCAGACTAGAACCAGGCTACCAGCAGACTAGAACCAGGCTACCAGCAGGCTAGAACCAAGCTACCAGCAGGCTAGAACCAGGCTACCAGCAGACTAGAACCAGGCTACCAGCAGGCTTGAACCAGGCTACCAGCAGACTTGAACCAGGCTACCAGCAGACTAGAACCAGGCTACAAGCAGACTAGAACCGGGCTACCAGCAGACTAGAACCAGGCTACCAGCAGGCTAGAACCAGGCTACCACCAGACTAGAACCAGGCTACCAGCAGACTAGAACCAGGCTACCAGCAAACTAGAACCAGGCTACCAGCAAACTAGAACCAGGCTACCAGCAGACTAGAACCAGGCTACCAGCAGACTAGAACCAGTCTACCAGCAGACTAGAACCAGGCTACCAGCAGACTAGAACCAGGCTACCAGCAGACTAGAACCAGGCTACCAGCAGGCTAGAACCAGGCTACCGCTAGGCTAGAACCAGGCTACCAGCAGACTAGAACCAGGCTACCAGCAGACTAGAACCAGGCTACCAGCAGGCTAGAACCAGGCTACCAGCAGACTAGAACCAGGCTACCAGCAGACTAGAACCAGTCTACCAGCAGACTAGAACCAGGCTACCGCCAGACTTGAACCAGGCTACCGCCAGACTTGAACCAGGCTACCAGCAGACTAGAACCAGGCTACCAGCAGACTAGAACCAGGCTACCAGCAGACTAGAACCAGGCTACCAGCAGGCTAGAACCAGGCTACCGCAACTTCCAGAAACATGGGAGGAAACATGTCAACATATATACAGCACCATAGTGTCATCAGAGAAACACAAGAAGATTCAATAATGTTGTTTCAAATGCTTTTATTTCTGATTCAATCCAAAGTGATACAGAAAACCACATTGTTCTGTACTACAAACCATTTATGGGATCTAAATCCCAGAAGGCAATAAGAGAAGCTAGTGAATTATATTGAATAACACACGGCTGCTGATTTGGAATGAACAGGACACTGGATAATGTGTCAGATGTATTGTAGACATTCTTCACCTTAGTCTCCTCCTTCCGGGGACTTGATGTCTTCCTCTCAGCAGCCGTAGAGTCGGTTGATCCTCAGGATGTCAGTGGTGGACATCCCCTGTCTCTGGCCGATGGCCACGTCGGCGTTGGGGATGGGGGTGATGGTGTCCTTCTCGTTGATAGAGAAGGCTGTTTTCCCATAGTGCATGACAGAGCTGTAGTCGTAGGCAGTGTTCAGGTTGTTGGTGTTTTGTTTGTCGAAGTTATAGGCCATGTTAGAGTCGATGTTACTCCAGTTGATCCTGATGTACTGGTCACGGTCGCTCCTGGTTTGTTCGTGCTGGAATCCCAGAGCGTGGAGGGTCTCGTGCTGAATGATGCCGAGAAAGATGCAGCCCACGCTGTTAACAGAGACCGTCTGTTTCCCTCCAATTCTCCCCAGAGAGGAGTAGCAGCCGTTCAAACTCTCAAAGCTGATGTAGTCTTTCTGGTTGCCACGCGGCACAAAGCGAATGCAGGTCTTGCTGTGGAACGACTGGACGGCGAGCTCAATCGCCTTCCTGTCGGAGGGAGTGAATCTGCTGTCTTCTGTTGTGTAGGGCACTTCAACGTATCCGTTAGAGGCTTTGTTCCACAGGCAGCTGTTTCCTCCCTGCATGCACTGCATGGCGTTTCTGGTTCTTGGCACCACCAGGTCTCCCTCCATCAGCATCTCATCAGAGCCGTTATTAGCGGTCAGAATTCTCTCGGTGATGTCTACAGCCTCAAGGTGGTCTATCCACATGGCTGGTCCACTGTGGTCCATTTGGGCCTGAGAGAGGCCCAGTACCAGCAGCAGGATGGTGAGAGAAGGGCTTTGCTCCATCTTCAGTGTGTGGACAGACTCTGGATGGCTCCTTGGATCTGGCAGTGGAGATACTCTAGATATCTTCTTGGTCTTTGAGATGCTTTGGAGAGGCTCCTTGGCATTGAGTCTTGATGTGTGATTCTGTCTGGTCAGTCCTGGGCTTTTATACAGACCTCTACAGGTGTGTCTGCAGGAGGATTAAGGTTTGGGGTCCATGTTGTTAGTTCTAAATAAACTTCTGAAGGGAGGACTCCACCTACAGTTTACACAAGGATTCATTTACTTGGCTGGGTTTTTTGTTTAAATCCACCATTAGGACACACACAGGGCCGActccaggcataagcgacatGAGCAGTCGCCGACCAGGCATGTAATCAtattatttgggggggggggggagaaactcagtcggggtctcaacttcctGTTGAGAGTTAAgttagtagaatacacaaggtgcaagttTGAAATGTGGTTTTGCATCAGCTGTTTTTCACTTGTTATGTCACTGACCCTCAATCAGCCTTGTCAGATTACAATGTTTAGATTTTATTAGTCAGtatcactcagatatcattaacaaGGCAAAATGGGTACCACTGCAGGGCATGTACTTTAACGTTCAAGAGAGGGGCCACAATATTTTTTTGATCCCTTGGTGGGGGCCCCCCAAAATGCTAGAACcgggcctgcacacacacacagacagacagacagacagacagacagacaggttggttTCCAGCTGGTCCAGTCTTCAGCTCACCCATTAGGGTTATTCTGGGAGGGACTGGCTCACTGATGGACCTCTCTTAGCCATGTTGTCTTAAACAGGCCTCACTAGGGGTTTAAGTTGCTTTGTTTGCAGGAAACACCCCACCCTGTTCTCGTAGTTTATGGATAGTAAAATAGCTGTCCTATTACCCAAATATAATGTGATGAATGAAAAGCACATCCGTTTGTCCATCCAGATGCAGTGTAGATGATAATAAAGTTGACAGTCAAAAATATGTCCCTCAgtcagtagtatgatggagatcagccatatgtcccccagtcagtagtatgatgagatcagccatatgtcccccagtcagtagtaTGATATGGATATCAGCcatatgtcccccagtcagtagtatgatggagatcagccatatgtcccccagtcagtagtatgatggagatcagccatatgtcccccagtcagtagtatgatgagatcagccatatgtcccccagtcagtagtatgatatggagatcagccatatgtcccccagtcagtagtatgatggagatcagccatatgtcccccagtcagtagtaTGATATGGATATCAGCCATATGTCCCtcagtcagtagtatgatgagatcAGCTATATGTTCCCCAgtcagtagtatgatggagatcagccatatgtccctcagtcagtagtatgatgagatcagccatatgtcccccagtcaatagtatgatggagatcagccatatgtccctcagtcagtagtatgatgagatcagccatatgtcccccagtcagtagtatgatgagatcagccatatgtccctcagtcagtagtatgatggatatcagccatatgtccctcagtcagtagtatgatgagatcagccatatgtctcccagtcagtagtatgatatagagatcagccatatgtcccccagtcagtagtaTGATATAGAGATCAGCCATTCGTCCCCCAgtcagtagtatgatggagatcagccatatgtccctcagtcagtagtatgatggatatcagccatatgtccctcagtcagtagtatgatgagatcagccatatgtcccccagtcagtagtaTGATATGGATATCAGCcatatgtcccccagtcagtagtatgatggagatcagccatatgtcccccagtcagtagtatgatggagatcagccatatgtccctcagtcagtagtatgatatggagatcagccatatgtcccccagtcaatagtatgatggagatcagccatatgtccctcagtcagtagtatgatggatatcagccatatgtccctcagtcagtagtatgatgagatcagccatatgtcccccagtcagtagtaTGATATGGATATCAGCcatatgtcccccagtcagtagtatgatatggagatcagccatatgtcccccagtcagtagtatgatatggagatcagccatatgtcccccagtcagtagtatgatatggagatcagccatatgtcccccagtcagtagtatgatgagatcagccatatgtccctcagtcagtagtatgatggagatcagccatatgtcccccagtcagtagtatgatggatatcagccatatgtcccccagtcagtagtatgatggagatcagtcagtagtatgatggagatcagccatatgtcccccagtcagtagtatgatggagatcagccatatgtccctcagtcagtagtatgatggagatcagccatatgtccctcagtcagtagtatgatggagatcagccatatgtcccccagtcagtagtatgatatggagatcagccatatgtcccccagtcagtagtaTGATATGGAGATCAGCCACATGTCCCTCAGTCAGTGGTATGATGGAGATCAGCCgtatgtcccccagtcagtagtatgatggagatcagccatatgtcccccagtcagtagtaTGATGGATATCAGCtatatgtcccccagtcagtagtaTGATATGGAGATCAGCCgtatgtcccccagtcagtagtatgatggagatcagccatatgtcccCCAGTAAGTAGTATGATATGGAGATCAGCCGTATGTCCCCCAGTTagtagtatgatggagatcagacatatgtcccccagtcagtagtatgatggggatcagccatatgtcccccagtcagtagtatgatggagatcagccatatgtcccccagtcagtagtatgatatggagatcagccatatgtcccccagtcagtagtatgatggagatcagccatatgtcccccagtcagtagtatgatatggagatcagccatatgtcccccagtcagtagtatgatggagatcagccatatgtcccccagtcagtagtatgatggggatcagccatatgtcccccagtcagtagtatgatatggagatcagccatatgtcccccagtcagtagtatgatggagatcagccatatgtcccTCAGTCAGCAGTATGATGgagatcagccatatgtcccccagtcagtagtatgatgggatcagccatatgtcccccagtcagcagtatgatggagatcagccatatgtcccccagtcagtagtatgatggagatcagccatatgtcc from Salvelinus fontinalis isolate EN_2023a chromosome 35, ASM2944872v1, whole genome shotgun sequence harbors:
- the LOC129834820 gene encoding hatching enzyme 1.2-like, which translates into the protein MEQSPSLTILLLVLGLSQAQMDHSGPAMWIDHLEAVDITERILTANNGSDEMLMEGDLVVPRTRNAMQCMQGGNSCLWNKASNGYVEVPYTTEDSRFTPSDRKAIELAVQSFHSKTCIRFVPRGNQKDYISFESLNGCYSSLGRIGGKQTVSVNSVGCIFLGIIQHETLHALGFQHEQTRSDRDQYIRINWSNIDSNMAYNFDKQNTNNLNTAYDYSSVMHYGKTAFSINEKDTITPIPNADVAIGQRQGMSTTDILRINRLYGC